From one Amia ocellicauda isolate fAmiCal2 chromosome 17, fAmiCal2.hap1, whole genome shotgun sequence genomic stretch:
- the baiap3 gene encoding BAI1-associated protein 3 — protein MSMSTLLEIKSSVLRQVQSRQSLRGRKETPAPASNPDTLSTEAAATGVVEGDGEFFERMKSILQKQGNMQRSARSESLSDSGAPPPPEAAWQTAVPECPAFTRRELDLLYEEALYTVVNRVGVPSPQYVMDETELFAYLQKVFDVGQEEHDIILQRVRGSKRASYSLKVSVMKGKNLLAKDANGYSDPYCMLGILLGQSPRETEEKKERKFSFRKKKDKAEKRSSVREVLPAKYIQVTEVKSQTLNPVWNEHFVFEIDDVYSDLLHLDIWDHDDDVSVAEACKKLNEVSGFKGMGRYFKQIAKSVRTNGTAASVEENVDDFLGCLNIPINEIPANGFDKWFKLEPRSSASKVQGECHLILRLVTTQRDTTLGKKDSYASIHERLLSRVLQYEHAQVKTEPYNWEGKLSQPAWTLISHHAVQTDLSAQQKAIIRWQCYSQHHRAHTMAYTFLLELLRNVEQEWDDSTLQPEMEQGLADSFGLFVEYCLALLKNMRQVFPCSSAAAVARCEFMLRCLGQIHAMQTFKKVCPFHNELHVEIVTVIKKSTLEWYEGTISTFKPEEGTLEEQMKRLVLVVDAVSADVQKSQNVYNKLFSSAVKIDFFSISYRQLEKLVADDVCAATEKVCGSLEQEGSRLTQGMGETLFELYMSLKTLKQYREFLPLKDTKALALSGFHDWFKSSIHKWLQIVHERSCDRIRKAVEVDKLEPVHPLSKHSTSAVDVTTCFNQVREFWVQLAWPDSAGAFIFVTRLTDDVCSAAVCYSELIKRKIERSQQRPDSKNLTNQLCIALNNIEHVRKFISNLPKDLDWKALEQAMEESCGADGKEQVQKALNAQLLNIDMDLQREAKRMIANLTDKMVLDLKKYIQHISLSPDSINNDDAVTPLMKYLDDTLVILNESLVKENLDRVLHGLWRLLLRLIFDTVAENRGVSVEFYGRFHYTVEALVEFFHAEGEGLTLEDLRNEDYKALEEELRLNKCSSNELIEQYFLEKICQQRTLKHSKFGRISVKCYYEAADQRLTVEVLHAADLIALDANGLSDPFVIVELCPHHLFPTTKSQRTQVKNKTLHPVFDELFQFHVSPEQYRKKFACIEFTVMDHDWLSTNDFAGEATAPLSDFCGPDKAVLPGGGKAVQPLILQLSRPKPSDKPILKMLEARAGDREAQEFVKKLKEIEKSMAEED, from the exons ATGAGCATGTCGACGCTGTTGGAGATAAAGAGCAGCGTGCTGAGGCAGGTGCAGAGCCGTCAGTCCCTGCGCGGCAGAAAGGAGACTCCGGCCCCGGCATCCAACCCCGACACACTCAGCACCGAAGCTGCTGCTACCGG GGTTGTCGAAGGAGATGGTGAGTTCTTCGAGCGCATGAAAAGCATCCTTCAGAAGCAGGGAAACATGCAGCGTTCGGCGCGCAGTGAG AGCCTGTCTGACAGTGGCGCGCCTCCCCCCCCCGAGGCAGCATGGCAGACTGCTGTCCCAGAGTGTCCGGCCTTCACTCGGAGAGAG CTGGACCTCCTTTACGAAGAGGCCCTGTACACCGTGGTCAACAGGGTTGGCGTCCCCTCCCCACAGTACGTGATGGATGAGACCGAGCTCTTCGCTTATCTGCAGAAG GTGTTTGATGTCGGCCAAGAAGAACACGACATAATCCTCCAAAGGGTTCGAGGATCTAAG CGGGCGAGTTACTCTCTGAAAGTCTCGGTGATGAAAGGCAAGAACCTTCTGGCTAAAGATGCCAACG GCTACAGTGACCCGTACTGCATGCTGGGCATCCTGCTGGGCCAGAGCCCCAGGGAGACGGaggagaagaaagagaggaagtttagcttccgaaagaAGAAAGACAAGGCCGAGAAACGGTCCAGCGTCAGGGAGGTGCTCCCCGCCAAGTACATCCAGGTCACCGAGGTCAAATCCCAGACTCTCAATCCCGTTTGGAAtgagcattttgtttt TGAGATTGACGACGTCTACAGCGACCTGCTCCACCTGGACATATG GGACCACGATGACGATGTCTCGGTGGCAGAGGCCTGCAAGAAGCTCAACGAAGTCAGCGGCTTCAAGGGCATGGGCAG GTATTTCAAGCAGATTGCCAAATCTGTCCGAACGAATGGGACGGCAGCTTCGGTGGAAGAGAACGTGGATGACTTTCTGGGCTGCCTCAATATACCCATTAAC GAGATCCCTGCGAATGGTTTCGATAAGTGGTTCAAACTGGAGCCCCGATCCAGTGCGTCCAAAGTCCAGGGAGAGTGCCACCTCATCCTCAGGCTGGTCACAACCCAG AGAGACACAACCCTGGGGAAGAAGGACTCCTACGCATCCATTCACGAGAGGCTGCTGAGTCGGGTCCTGCAGTACGAGCATGCGCAAGTGAAG ACCGAGCCCTACAACTGGGAGGGAAAGCTGAGCCAGCCGGCATGGACGCTGATTTCCCATCATGCCGTGCAGACTGACCTGTCCGCGCAGCAGAAGGCCATCAT ACGGTGGCAGTGCTACAGCCAGCACCACCGGGCGCACACCATGGCCTACACCTTCCTGCTGGAACTGCTGCGCAACGTGGAGCAGGAGTGGGACGACTCGACCCTGCAGCCGGAGATG GAGCAGGGCCTGGCAGACAGTTTCGGCCTCTTCGTGGAGTATTGCCTGGCGCTGCTGAAGAACATGCGCCAAGTGTTCCCCTGCTCCAGCGCCGCTGCCGTCGCTCGCTGCGAGTTCATGCTGAG GTGTCTGGGACAGATCCATGCCATGCAGACCTTCAAAAAGGTGTGTCCGTTCCACAACGAGCTCCATGTGGAGATCGTCACCGTTATCAAG AAGAGCACGCTGGAGTGGTACGAGGGGACGATCTCCACCTTCAAGCCGGAGGAGGGG ACCCTGGAGGAGCAAATGAAGCGCCTGGTGCTGGTGGTGGACGCAGTCAGCGCTGACGTGCAGAAGAGCCAGAATGTGTACAATAAACTGTTCAGCAG TGCCGTTAAGATAGATTTCTTCAGCATCTCCTATCGGCAGCTGGAGAAACTG GTCGCCGATGACGTGTGCgctgccacagagaaggtgtgCGGCTCCCTGGAGCAGGAGGGCTCCCGCCTCACGCAGGGCATGGGGGAGACGCTGTTCGAGCTCTACATGTCCCTGAAGACCCTGAAGCAGTACAGAGAGTTCCTCCCGCTGAA GGACACCAAGGCACTGGCCCTGTCTGGCTTTCACGACTGGTTCAAGAGCTCTATCCACAAGTGGCTGCAGATCGTCCATGAGAGGTCCTGCGACCGGATCCGCAAAGCGGTGGAGGTGGACAAG CTGGAACCTGTTCACCCTTTATCGAAGCACAGCACCTCGGCGGTGGACGTGACCACCTGTTTCAATCAAGTCAGGGAATTCTGGGTCCAGCTGGCCTGGCCGGATTCTGCGGGGGCTTTTATCTTCGTCACTCGGCTGACAGAC GATGTGTGCAGCGCGGCCGTTTGTTACTCCGAGCTGATCAAGCGCAAAATAGAGAGGAGCCAACAGCGACCGGACAGCAAGAACCTCACCAACCAG CTCTGCATCGCCCTCAACAACATCGAACACGTGCGCAAGTTCATCAGCAACCTGCCCAAGGACCTGGACTGGAAGGCCCTGGAGCAGGCAATGGAGGAGTCCTGTGGGGCTGACGGAAAGGAGCAGGTCCAGAAAGCCCTCAATGCCCAGCTCCTCAACATCGACATGGACCTGCAGCGCGAAGCCAAGCGCATGATCGCCAACCTCACGGACAAG ATGGTGCTGGACTTGAAGAAGTACATCCAGCATATCAGTCTGTCCCCGGACTCCATCAACAACGATGAC GCCGTGACTCCTCTGATGAAGTACCTGGATGACACTTTGGTGATCCTGAATGAGTCGTTGGTGAAGGAGAATCTGGACAG GGTGCTGCATGGCCTGTGGCGCCTCCTCCTCAGGCTGATCTTCGACACAGTGGCCGAGAACCGAGGCGTGTCGGTCGAGTTTTACGGGCGGTTCCACTACACTGTGGAG GCTCTGGTGGAGTTCTTCCATGCCGAGGGAGAGGGTCTCACGCTTGAAGACCTCAGGAACGAAGACTACAAG GCgctggaggaggagctgagGCTGAACAAGTGCTCGTCCAATGAGCTGATAGAGCAGTACTTCCTGGAGAAGATCTGTCAGCAG AGAACTCTGAAGCACAGTAAATTCGGCAGGATCAGCGTGAAATGTTACTACGAGGCGGCCGACCAGAGGCTCACAGTGGAGGTCCTGCACGCGGCCGACCTCATCGCTCTGGACGCCAACG GTCTCAGTGACCCCTTTGTCATCGTGGAGCTGTGCCCACACCACCTGTTCCCCACGACCAAGAGTCAGCGCACTCAAGTGAAGAATAAAACCCTTCACCCCGTGTTCGACGAGCTCTTCCAGTT CCACGTCTCTCCGGAGCAGTACAGGAAGAAGTTCGCCTGCATCGAGTTCACGGTCATGGACCACGACTGGCTGTCCACCAATGACTTCGCCGGGGAGGCCACCGCGCCCCTCAGCGACTTCTGCGGCCCGGACAAGGCCGTCCTGCCCGGGGGAGGGAAGGCCGTGCAGCCTCTGATACTGCAGCTGTCCAGACCCAAGCCCAGCG ACAAGCCTATCTTGAAGATGCTGGAGGCGAGAGCCGGGGACAGGGAGGCCCAGGAGTTCGTGAAGAAGCTGAAAGAGATCGAGAAGTCGATGGCCGAAGAGGACTGA